A window from Pleuronectes platessa chromosome 6, fPlePla1.1, whole genome shotgun sequence encodes these proteins:
- the iqsec2b gene encoding IQ motif and SEC7 domain-containing protein 2 isoform X2, producing the protein MTSAKRWLVPRRSRVYIVEGESQCPETGTHKDSSFGQVPYLRGSERFSDSGGGGGIGPPPGTRGPSCVAASNSASLAWALRTRHQPASLALRKQEEEENKRCKALSDSYELSTDLQDKKVEMLERKYGGSFVSRRAARIIQTAFRQYRMNKNFERLRSSASESRMTRRIILSNMRLQYSFDERQPQQQAQTQTSFTHNVAIGPPHSPDPDRPGDYTHLEDSFSKQVKSLADSIDDALTCRAGRDDSQEGSREGGGISEDFGECVWSSSSNPSSRRGLGERARGAGGGLSMHGDSTATSYSDVTLYMDDGMPSSPLSLDRAPSSTDTEYWGPGVGVGGREDSRDTEGGGSSNSRRSTPCTECRDYRLRGAHLPLLTIEPPSDSSVDMSDRSDRGSLSRQLVFEQEPGVGAGSPQGTLKHSPNTGTRQAPAAAAQGQTRAPSRPIPTHIPQQVAAHHHHHHHPIHHHQYSDTPSSSSSPQQPPTTPLSSSSSTALPPGGLEQPCCSDGDNDSLNSTTNSNETVNCSSGSSSQDSLREPLPPLGKQTYQRESRHSWDSPPFNSDVVQRRQYRIGLNLYNKKPEKGIQYLIERGFVSDTPVGIARFILERKGLSRQMIGEFLGNRQRQFNKDVLDCVVDEMDFSGMDLDDALRKFQAQIKVQGEAQKVERLIEAFSQRYCVCNPTLVRQFQNPDTIFILAFAIILLNTDMYSPNVKPERKMKMEDFIKNLRGVDNGQDIPRDLLVGIYQRIQKWELRTNDDHVSQVQAVERVIVGKKPVLSLPHRRLVCCCQLYEVPDPNRPQRTGVHQREVFLFNDLLVVTKIFQKKKTSVTYSFRQSFPLVEMQVNMFQNSYYPHGIRLTSSAMGGDRKVLIVFMAPSQQDRTRFVSDLRESVAEVQEMEKYRVESELEKQKGVMRPSLLTGGGVGGGVGGKSDLVNGTLGRTSFDDSVGDGLKRTALSSSLRDLSETGIHH; encoded by the exons ATGACTTCTGCTAAGAGATGGTTAGTCCCACGCCGCTCTAGAGTCTACAT TGTGGAAGGGGAGTCCCAGTGTCCAGAGACGGGCACCCACAAGGACAGCTCTTTCGGCCAGGTGCCTTACCTGCGCGGCTCAGAACGCTTCAGTGACAGCGGCGGCGGTGGTGGCATCGGCCCACCCCCTGGAACCCGGGGCCCTTCGTGCGTGGCCGCCTCCAACTCAGCCAGCTTGGCCTGGGCGCTACGGACACGCCACCAACCTGCGAGTCTGGCCCTCCGcaagcaagaggaggaggagaacaagagATGCAAGGCCCTCTCCGACAGCTATGAACTCTCAACAGATCTGCAGGATAAGAAG GTGGAGATGCTGGAGAGAAAGTACGGTGGCTCCTTCGTAAGTCGCCGAGCAGCGAGGATCATCCAGACGGCCTTCAGACAGTACCGCATGAACAAGAACTTCGAGCGCCTCAGAAGCTCCGCGTCAGAGAGCCGCATGACCCGCCGCATCATCCTGTCCAACATGAGACTGCAGTATTCGTTCGATGAGCGGCAGCCTCAGCAGCAGGCCCAGACACAGACCAGCTTCACCCACAACGTGGCCATCGGGCCTCCTCATTCCCCCGACCCAGACCGCCCAGGAGATTACACCCACTTAGAGGACTCCTTCTCCAAACAG GTCAAGTCCTTAGCCGACTCGATAGACGACGCCCTTACCTGCCGCGCGGGTCGCGATGACTCCCAGGAGGGCAGCAGGGAGGGTGGAGGTATAAGCGAGGACTTCggcgagtgtgtgtggagcagtaGCAGCAATCCATCCTCCCGGAGAGGTCTGGGAGAAAGAGCcaggggagctggaggaggactcAGTATGCACGGCGACAGCACGGCCACTTCGTACAGTGATGTCACCTTGTACATGGACGATGGGATGCCGTCGTCACCCCTGTCCCTCGACCGGGCCCCCAGCAGCACAGATACAGAGTACTGGGGCCCCGGTGTTGGTGTCGGAGGGCGGGAGGACAGCAGGGACACGGAGGGAGGGGGTAGCAGTAACAGCCGGCGTAGCACCCCATGCACAGAGTGCAGGGACTATcgtctgaggggcgcacatctgCCTCTTCTCACTATTGAGCCGCCCAGCGACAGCTCAGTGGACATGAGTGACCGCTCAGACCGAGGCTCCCTGAGTAGACAGCTGGTCTTCGAGCAGGAGCCTGGGGTGGGAGCTGGCTCCCCTCAGGGAACCCTCAAACACTCCCCCAACACGGGCACCCGCCAGGCCCCCGCTGCAGCGGCCCAGGGTCAGACACGGGCCCCCAGCAGACCCATTCCAACACATATCCCTCAACAGGTGGCTgctcaccaccaccatcaccaccatcctATCCACCACCATCAGTACTCAGAcaccccttcatcctcctcctccccacagcagccccccaccaccccactctcctcctcctcctccacagctctgCCCCCCGGTGGCCTGGAGCAGCCGTGCTGCTCAGACGGAGACAACGACTCACTCAACTCCACCACCAACTCCAACGAGACGGTCAACTGCAGCTCAGGCTCCTCATCTCAGGACAGCCTGCGGGAGCCTTTACCGCCTCTGGGCAAGCAGACATACCAGAGAGAGAGCCGCCACAGCTGGGACTCTCCGCCCTTCAACAGCGATGTGGTGCAGAGGCGTCAGTACCGCATAGGCCTCAACCTCTACAACAA GAAGCCAGAGAAAGGGATCCAGTACCTGATTGAAAGAGGGTTTGTCTCTGACACTCCAGTGGGGATTGCTCGCTTTATCCTAGAGAGGAAGGGCCTGAGCAGGCAGATGATTGGAGAGTTTCTTGGGAACCGGCAGAGACAATTCAACAAAGATGTTTTAGA CTGCGTGGTGGACGAGATGGACTTCTCAGGTATGGACCTGGACGATGCTCTGAGGAAATTCCAGGCTCAGATTAAAGTTCAGGGTGAAGCCCAGAAAGTGGAGAGGCTCATCGAGGCTTTCAG TCAGAGATACTGTGTGTGTAATCCCACCCTGGTTCGGCAGTTCCAGAACCCGGACACCATCTTCATCTTGGCCTTTGCCATAATTCTCCTCAACACAGACATGTACAGTCCCAACGTCAAACCagagaggaaaatgaaaatggagGATTTCATCAAGAATTTGAGAG GCGTTGACAATGGTCAGGATATACCCAGGGACCTGCTGGTTGGGATCTACCAGCGGATACAGAAATGGGAGCTACGGACCAATGATGACCATGTGTCCCAAGTGCAGGCGGTGGAGAGAGTGATCGTGGGCAAGAAGCCT GTGCTGTCCCTTCCCCATCGCAGGCTGGTGTGTTGCTGCCAGCTCTACGAGGTGCCTGACCCGAACAGACCTCAGAGGACGGGAGTGCACCAGCGAGAGGTCTTCCTCTTCAACGACCTTCTGGTG GTGACCAAAATCTTCCAGAAGAAGAAAACCTCAGTGACTTATAGTTTCAGACAATCGTTCCCTTTGGTTGAGATGCAAGTGAACATGTTCCAGAACTCGT ACTACCCTCATGGAATCCGCCTGACCTCATCAGCCATGGGAGGGGACAGGAAAGTTCTTATCGTCTTCATGGCACCCAGTCAGCAAGATCGCACCCGCTTTGTGAGCGACCTCAGGGAGAGCGTTGCTGAAGTGCAAGAGATGGAGAAATACAGGGTTGAGT CGGAGTTGGAGAAGCAGAAAGGTGTGATGCGACCCAGTTTGCTGACTGGAGGTGGGGTTGGAGGAGGCGTGGGAGGGAAGAGCGATCTTGTGAACGGCACCCTGGGAAGGACGAGTTTTGATGACTCAGTGGGTGACGGTCTGAAGCGCACGGCGCTCAGCTCATCTCTCAGGGACTTATCGGAGACAG GGATCCATCATTAG
- the iqsec2b gene encoding IQ motif and SEC7 domain-containing protein 1 isoform X1 has product MTSAKRWLVPRRSRVYIVEGESQCPETGTHKDSSFGQVPYLRGSERFSDSGGGGGIGPPPGTRGPSCVAASNSASLAWALRTRHQPASLALRKQEEEENKRCKALSDSYELSTDLQDKKVEMLERKYGGSFVSRRAARIIQTAFRQYRMNKNFERLRSSASESRMTRRIILSNMRLQYSFDERQPQQQAQTQTSFTHNVAIGPPHSPDPDRPGDYTHLEDSFSKQVKSLADSIDDALTCRAGRDDSQEGSREGGGISEDFGECVWSSSSNPSSRRGLGERARGAGGGLSMHGDSTATSYSDVTLYMDDGMPSSPLSLDRAPSSTDTEYWGPGVGVGGREDSRDTEGGGSSNSRRSTPCTECRDYRLRGAHLPLLTIEPPSDSSVDMSDRSDRGSLSRQLVFEQEPGVGAGSPQGTLKHSPNTGTRQAPAAAAQGQTRAPSRPIPTHIPQQVAAHHHHHHHPIHHHQYSDTPSSSSSPQQPPTTPLSSSSSTALPPGGLEQPCCSDGDNDSLNSTTNSNETVNCSSGSSSQDSLREPLPPLGKQTYQRESRHSWDSPPFNSDVVQRRQYRIGLNLYNKKPEKGIQYLIERGFVSDTPVGIARFILERKGLSRQMIGEFLGNRQRQFNKDVLDCVVDEMDFSGMDLDDALRKFQAQIKVQGEAQKVERLIEAFSQRYCVCNPTLVRQFQNPDTIFILAFAIILLNTDMYSPNVKPERKMKMEDFIKNLRGVDNGQDIPRDLLVGIYQRIQKWELRTNDDHVSQVQAVERVIVGKKPVLSLPHRRLVCCCQLYEVPDPNRPQRTGVHQREVFLFNDLLVVTKIFQKKKTSVTYSFRQSFPLVEMQVNMFQNSYYPHGIRLTSSAMGGDRKVLIVFMAPSQQDRTRFVSDLRESVAEVQEMEKYRVESELEKQKGVMRPSLLTGGGVGGGVGGKSDLVNGTLGRTSFDDSVGDGLKRTALSSSLRDLSETGKRGRRNSVGSLDSTMEGSIISSPQPHQRYQVPGVVPGCYGTEDFRPHRPILSPGSGVGGGPGQQHTTAGTGVGGVSSSAERAGAGSGPGGSSNNNSSSFLGSLFGSKRAKPPGPLIPPGPPYPAPVPPLTTGGPPPHSPSSLCQLEGGPSKIQALHAQYCHVGSVQPPPPYYHHHRYHMQAVAPPLQGVATHTIHRGPLPCRPALGPMHVPHPQLAHLSQLSQHGLPGRYANMVVGCPPPLSPLSQHSQNPQFTLYHAQPTHSIRGGGVPGTKPPLTLSHSHPHPHAHSQTHPGHVHTPHPGSHSTHQTHFIFGTLPHNLPSASVNAHHAATVAPYLPQYPPLSSIPPPPPHSPLPPPLSPLTPLTPLSPHPPQHPGQPQQGPQVTGAGATGTGGSSKSKPINRISTVV; this is encoded by the exons ATGACTTCTGCTAAGAGATGGTTAGTCCCACGCCGCTCTAGAGTCTACAT TGTGGAAGGGGAGTCCCAGTGTCCAGAGACGGGCACCCACAAGGACAGCTCTTTCGGCCAGGTGCCTTACCTGCGCGGCTCAGAACGCTTCAGTGACAGCGGCGGCGGTGGTGGCATCGGCCCACCCCCTGGAACCCGGGGCCCTTCGTGCGTGGCCGCCTCCAACTCAGCCAGCTTGGCCTGGGCGCTACGGACACGCCACCAACCTGCGAGTCTGGCCCTCCGcaagcaagaggaggaggagaacaagagATGCAAGGCCCTCTCCGACAGCTATGAACTCTCAACAGATCTGCAGGATAAGAAG GTGGAGATGCTGGAGAGAAAGTACGGTGGCTCCTTCGTAAGTCGCCGAGCAGCGAGGATCATCCAGACGGCCTTCAGACAGTACCGCATGAACAAGAACTTCGAGCGCCTCAGAAGCTCCGCGTCAGAGAGCCGCATGACCCGCCGCATCATCCTGTCCAACATGAGACTGCAGTATTCGTTCGATGAGCGGCAGCCTCAGCAGCAGGCCCAGACACAGACCAGCTTCACCCACAACGTGGCCATCGGGCCTCCTCATTCCCCCGACCCAGACCGCCCAGGAGATTACACCCACTTAGAGGACTCCTTCTCCAAACAG GTCAAGTCCTTAGCCGACTCGATAGACGACGCCCTTACCTGCCGCGCGGGTCGCGATGACTCCCAGGAGGGCAGCAGGGAGGGTGGAGGTATAAGCGAGGACTTCggcgagtgtgtgtggagcagtaGCAGCAATCCATCCTCCCGGAGAGGTCTGGGAGAAAGAGCcaggggagctggaggaggactcAGTATGCACGGCGACAGCACGGCCACTTCGTACAGTGATGTCACCTTGTACATGGACGATGGGATGCCGTCGTCACCCCTGTCCCTCGACCGGGCCCCCAGCAGCACAGATACAGAGTACTGGGGCCCCGGTGTTGGTGTCGGAGGGCGGGAGGACAGCAGGGACACGGAGGGAGGGGGTAGCAGTAACAGCCGGCGTAGCACCCCATGCACAGAGTGCAGGGACTATcgtctgaggggcgcacatctgCCTCTTCTCACTATTGAGCCGCCCAGCGACAGCTCAGTGGACATGAGTGACCGCTCAGACCGAGGCTCCCTGAGTAGACAGCTGGTCTTCGAGCAGGAGCCTGGGGTGGGAGCTGGCTCCCCTCAGGGAACCCTCAAACACTCCCCCAACACGGGCACCCGCCAGGCCCCCGCTGCAGCGGCCCAGGGTCAGACACGGGCCCCCAGCAGACCCATTCCAACACATATCCCTCAACAGGTGGCTgctcaccaccaccatcaccaccatcctATCCACCACCATCAGTACTCAGAcaccccttcatcctcctcctccccacagcagccccccaccaccccactctcctcctcctcctccacagctctgCCCCCCGGTGGCCTGGAGCAGCCGTGCTGCTCAGACGGAGACAACGACTCACTCAACTCCACCACCAACTCCAACGAGACGGTCAACTGCAGCTCAGGCTCCTCATCTCAGGACAGCCTGCGGGAGCCTTTACCGCCTCTGGGCAAGCAGACATACCAGAGAGAGAGCCGCCACAGCTGGGACTCTCCGCCCTTCAACAGCGATGTGGTGCAGAGGCGTCAGTACCGCATAGGCCTCAACCTCTACAACAA GAAGCCAGAGAAAGGGATCCAGTACCTGATTGAAAGAGGGTTTGTCTCTGACACTCCAGTGGGGATTGCTCGCTTTATCCTAGAGAGGAAGGGCCTGAGCAGGCAGATGATTGGAGAGTTTCTTGGGAACCGGCAGAGACAATTCAACAAAGATGTTTTAGA CTGCGTGGTGGACGAGATGGACTTCTCAGGTATGGACCTGGACGATGCTCTGAGGAAATTCCAGGCTCAGATTAAAGTTCAGGGTGAAGCCCAGAAAGTGGAGAGGCTCATCGAGGCTTTCAG TCAGAGATACTGTGTGTGTAATCCCACCCTGGTTCGGCAGTTCCAGAACCCGGACACCATCTTCATCTTGGCCTTTGCCATAATTCTCCTCAACACAGACATGTACAGTCCCAACGTCAAACCagagaggaaaatgaaaatggagGATTTCATCAAGAATTTGAGAG GCGTTGACAATGGTCAGGATATACCCAGGGACCTGCTGGTTGGGATCTACCAGCGGATACAGAAATGGGAGCTACGGACCAATGATGACCATGTGTCCCAAGTGCAGGCGGTGGAGAGAGTGATCGTGGGCAAGAAGCCT GTGCTGTCCCTTCCCCATCGCAGGCTGGTGTGTTGCTGCCAGCTCTACGAGGTGCCTGACCCGAACAGACCTCAGAGGACGGGAGTGCACCAGCGAGAGGTCTTCCTCTTCAACGACCTTCTGGTG GTGACCAAAATCTTCCAGAAGAAGAAAACCTCAGTGACTTATAGTTTCAGACAATCGTTCCCTTTGGTTGAGATGCAAGTGAACATGTTCCAGAACTCGT ACTACCCTCATGGAATCCGCCTGACCTCATCAGCCATGGGAGGGGACAGGAAAGTTCTTATCGTCTTCATGGCACCCAGTCAGCAAGATCGCACCCGCTTTGTGAGCGACCTCAGGGAGAGCGTTGCTGAAGTGCAAGAGATGGAGAAATACAGGGTTGAGT CGGAGTTGGAGAAGCAGAAAGGTGTGATGCGACCCAGTTTGCTGACTGGAGGTGGGGTTGGAGGAGGCGTGGGAGGGAAGAGCGATCTTGTGAACGGCACCCTGGGAAGGACGAGTTTTGATGACTCAGTGGGTGACGGTCTGAAGCGCACGGCGCTCAGCTCATCTCTCAGGGACTTATCGGAGACAG GGAAACGTGGTCGCAGGAACAGTGTTGGTTCTCTGGACAGTACCATGGAA GGATCCATCATTAGCAGCCCACAGCCTCACCAGCGCTATCAAGTGCCAGGTGTGGTTCCTGGCTGCTATGGAACAGAAGACTTCCGGCCTCACCGCCCCATCCTGAGCCCCGGatcgggggtggggggtgggccGGGGCAGCAACATACCACTGCTGGGACAGGAGTTGGGGGAGTCTCCAGCAGTGCAGAGAGAGCAGGAGCGGGGAGCGGCCCTGGGgggagcagcaacaacaacagcagctcctTCCTGGGCTCCCTATTCGGCAGCAAACGTGCCAAACCACCAGGGCCCCTTATTCCACCGGGGCCACCTTACCCCGCACCTGTCCCCCCACTGACTACGGGAGGGCCCCCTCCTCActccccttcatctctgtgCCAGTTGGAGGGGGGGCCTTCCAAGATCCAAGCGCTGCACGCACAGTACTGTCACGTGGGCAGCGTGCAGCCCCCGCCACCTTACTACCATCACCATCGCTACCACATGCAAGCTGTCGCCCCTCCTTTACAAGGGGTGGCCACTCATACTATACACAGAGGCCCACTACCCTGTCGTCCAGCGCTTGGCCCAATGCACGTCCCGCACCCGCAGCTGGCCCATCTCTCCCAGCTTTCCCAGCATGGCCTGCCGGGTCGTTACGCCAACATGGTTGTggggtgtcccccccccctttctcctctctcccagcATTCCCAGAACCCACAGTTCACCCTGTACCATGCGCAGCCCACACACTCTATCAGAGGGGGCGGCGTCCCTGGCACCAAACCTCCACTAACGTTGTCTCactcccacccccacccccacgcaCACTCCCAAACCCACCCCGGACACGTACACACACCACACCCAGGCAGCCACTCTACCCACCAAACACACTTCATATTCGGCACTCTGCCCCACAACCTGCCGTCCGCCTCCGTCAATGCACATCACGCTGCGACCGTCGCCCCGTATCTGCCCCAgtaccctcctctctcttccatcccccctcccccaccgcACTCCCCTTTACCCCCCCCTTTGTCCCCCCTTACCCCTCTTACACCTCtctcccctcaccccccccagCACCCCGGGCAGCCTCAGCAAGGGCCGCAGGTGACGGGGGCTGGAGCGACAGGTACAGGGGGCAGCTCCAAATCCAAGCCTATCAACCGGATAAGTACCGTGGTATGA